ATACCAATGGTAAAAACAAACACCAATCCAAGGATCATCACCCAGCCGGTTACCTCGGCCGGCAGCGGTGTTGAAGACTCGATCAGCCTGGCAAGGCCAAGCGCCAGCCCAATTCCGATCAGCACCCCGAGCGCGCAGATCATGACAGATTCGATAAGGAACTGCACCATAATATGTGAACGACGTGCGCCGAGCGCTTTACGCACCCCGATTTCCCGTGTGCGTTCGGTGACCGATACCAGCAAGATATTCATAATACCGATCCCCCCCACCAACAACGAAATGGTGCCCACTCCAATTGCAACAGCCCACAAACTCTTTGTGATATTATTATAGGTATCCACCAGAGTGCTCTGCTGATTGATATTAAAATCATTTTTTTCTGACGGCGGCAAACCGCGTATACGCCGCATCAATCCGGTGAGTTCAATTTCCGCATCCTCTATCAGTTCAGGAGAATCTACCTGTACTTCGATAGAAACAGACCGCCAGCGGGCGCCAAATACCGATTGAAACACACCCATGGGAATAATGGCCACCTGATCCTGGCTTTCCCCGAACATTTTACCCTTGCGTTCTGAAACGCCAATCACGGTGAAATTACGTCCCCCAGATTCACCCGTTTGCCGAGGGGGTCGGTATAAGGAAACAGTTCATCCACCACATCCTGACCCAGTACACAGACCGCCCGACGATGATCCACATCAACGGAAGACAAAAAGCGGCCTTTTTCCGGAAACGTATTCGAAGTCAGCAGATAATCCGCGGTGGTGCCGATAATCGAAACATCCTTGATGCTGCGTTCTCTGTATTTGGCATTTCTGCGCGTATCCAGAGTCGGCGCCACAGCAGCGGCATATTGCGACCAATCTTTGATTTTTTCCGCTTCTTGCATGGTGATATTCGGGCGGTTGCGCACCCTGATCCATTCTTCCTGACTCATAATGACCCAGGGATATTTATTGATATAAAGCGTATTGGTTCCAATGGAAGACAATTCGCTTTTAAAGGCAGTGTTCAGTCCCTGCACCAGAGTGACAATCGTAATAACCGTGGTCACACCAATTACCACACCCAGAGTCGTGAGAGTGGAACGCATTTTATAAGACCGCAGGGCTTGGAACGCGATCTTTAGACCTTCACCGACATAGATTAAAAAATTCATAAGACCTCTGAATCACGTTTATCAGGTATTTGCTCCGGCATTCACTTTGCCTTGTTTTTTCTGATTGACACCATCATGATCGATGAATCCGTCTTTGAGACGCAAAACGCGATTGGCGTGCTCGGCCAATTCTTCCTCATGTGTGACCAGTATAATGGTGTTACCGGCTTTGTGCAGATCGGCGAAAATCTCCATAATCTCCTCACCGGTTTTACTGTCCAGGTTTCCTGTGGGCTCATCGGCCAAAATGATCGAAGGGTTATTGACCAGCGCCCGGGCAATGGCAACGCGTTGACGTTGGCCGCCGGACAGTTCATTGGGTTTATGATCCATACGATCCGCCAGACCGACCCGCTGCAGAGCTTGTTTCGCCAGTTCACGGCGTTTGACGGCAGGCGTGCCGTTGTAAATTAAAGGCATCTCTACATTATGCAGGGCATTGGCACGCGGAAGTAAATTAAAGGTTTGAAATACAAATCCAATTTCCCGGTTTCTGATTTCAGCAAGTTCATTATCCGTCATATTGCTCACATTGGAATTGTTCAAATTGTACAGCCCGGACGACGGGGTATCCAGACATCCCACAATATTCATCAACGTCGACTTGCCGGACCCCGAGGGCCCCATGATAGCCACATACTCGTTACGGTTGATATTCAAACTGATTCCCTGGAGAGCCGGAACGGTGACTGTTCCGATTTCGTATATTTTTTTAATATCCTTAAATTCGATCAACATATCAAACCTCACTCTTCTGAATTATCATTTTTTTCAGGGCTTTTTTGGATATTGACGGCATCACCGCCCTTCAGCGTCTGTGAAATCACTTTGTAGCTTCCGGTAACCACCTGATCGCCCTCTTGCAGTCCGGTCAAGACCTCAATGTCTGTTTCGCTGCTGATGCCTGTCGTCACCGGTGTGAGCTGTACTGTATCCGCTTGCACCACAAAGACCACTTTTTGTTTTTCCTCTTTATCCTTTGGGCGGGATGTGGAATCCTGATCAACCTCCCGCATTGTTACACATTGAATGGGCACATACAGCGTCGAATCCCTTGTTTCCGTTTCAATGTCTACTGTGGATGACATTCCGGGTCTGAGCGCTTTGAACGGGGTGGTAATGGCGATTTTTACTTCAAAATTGGTCACCTGTTCCTGGGTTCCGCGTCCGAGTGTTGTAGCCGTATGGGCAATTTCCGAGACTGTGCCTTCCAGCGCCGTATCGGGAATCGCATCCACTTCGATTTTAGCAATATCATCCAATTCCACGAGCACAACATCATTTTCATCAATTTCAGCCAAAACCTCCATTTGACTCAAGTCAGAGACAGTCATAATAGGATCGGCCTGAAATTCAGACCCCACCGCAATTTCGCCTTCTTCCTTGTTGAGTTTGGTCACAACACCGTTGATCGGAGCAACAAGCCGGGTTTTGGCCAGGTTGTCCCCGGCTTCACGCAGAGAGGCGCGCGTCTGCTGCAGCTGACTCTTTGCCAGCATCATATCAGCTTCCGCGGCATCCAGTTCAGCCTGAGATTTTAAATCCTGATCATATAACTGTTTAATGCGGTTATAATCAGCCATTGCTTTTTTCAATGTTGCTTCGGCAGAAAGCACTCCCGACTCGGCGCGTTCCAGGAGAGCTTCATAACGCTGCCGGTCCAGATCAACCAAAAGCTCACCTTTCTTAACGGTATCCCCTTCTTTGATATGAATTTCTATAATCTCTGCGGAAATTCTTGCGGAAATTTCCACGTCCAATTCCGGCTGTATATATCCGGAACCGGAGACGGATTCAGTGATTGAGCCTTTTTTGACTTTGGTAACGGTGACTTTGGTAACATCACCGTGGCGTTTTCTCAGGTTCACAAACACCATCGCACCAATAACCAGTAAAAGTACAACTCCTATGATGATTTTCTTTTTTGACATTTGCAATCTCCTGTTATACGTTGGCATTTAGGCATCCAGCCAGAATGTATAGCTTCGGATCAAATAACCATTTAGGTAAATCTCAGCCAGCCATTGTCCCACAGGCGCTGATGAGGACGTATCGATCCAGAAATAGATGGTATAAAATCCGCTTTCGGATGTAAACGTTTGTGTCTTTTCTATGATATCATTATCAGGATCAACCCACAAGACGCGCATGGAATGATCACCCTGTACATTTTCCCAGTGCATCCACAGATAGATGGTTTCATCGACAAAAAACTGATTATCGATACCCAGAGGCAGATTATCCTGCACGTCCGCGCATGTAAATGCCTCCAGAATTCTGGGTTCACTGCTGCTGGGAGAGACGCCGCCGCTTCCTTCGCCTTCTGTTTTCTCGCATGCGATGACCGTGATTAAAAGCAGACCAATGAAAATGAGTGATATGGGAGTTCGATACTCGTGCATGGATTTTTTCCTCATGATTATTGCTCAATAGTTCCAAGAGCGGCCTGGAGATGCGCTTCGGCAATTTTTGTATTATAGCGGGCGCGCACCAGCGTTTCTTTAGCGTTCACCAATTCAACCTGCGCCTGCGTCACTTCAAGTTCTGTTCCGGAACCGACACGGCGTTTTTCTCTCTGCAGTTTCAAGTTTTCCTCATAGGCTTCAATATTCATTTGATTGAGTTCAATAATATCTTTGAACGCTTTGAGCTGCAGAAAGTACTGTTTCACATCCGTCAAAAGCAGACGTTTCTCCTCGCGCAGGCGCTCCAGCGCATTTTCTTTGTTCAGAATTTGACGCTGGATCGCGGTTTTATCAGCCAGTCCATTGAAAATATTAAAATTAAAGTTTGCACCGATGCTTATT
This genomic window from candidate division KSB1 bacterium contains:
- a CDS encoding FtsX-like permease family protein translates to MIGVSERKGKMFGESQDQVAIIPMGVFQSVFGARWRSVSIEVQVDSPELIEDAEIELTGLMRRIRGLPPSEKNDFNINQQSTLVDTYNNITKSLWAVAIGVGTISLLVGGIGIMNILLVSVTERTREIGVRKALGARRSHIMVQFLIESVMICALGVLIGIGLALGLARLIESSTPLPAEVTGWVMILGLVFVFTIGIFFGLYPAE
- a CDS encoding efflux RND transporter periplasmic adaptor subunit, with protein sequence MSKKKIIIGVVLLLVIGAMVFVNLRKRHGDVTKVTVTKVKKGSITESVSGSGYIQPELDVEISARISAEIIEIHIKEGDTVKKGELLVDLDRQRYEALLERAESGVLSAEATLKKAMADYNRIKQLYDQDLKSQAELDAAEADMMLAKSQLQQTRASLREAGDNLAKTRLVAPINGVVTKLNKEEGEIAVGSEFQADPIMTVSDLSQMEVLAEIDENDVVLVELDDIAKIEVDAIPDTALEGTVSEIAHTATTLGRGTQEQVTNFEVKIAITTPFKALRPGMSSTVDIETETRDSTLYVPIQCVTMREVDQDSTSRPKDKEEKQKVVFVVQADTVQLTPVTTGISSETDIEVLTGLQEGDQVVTGSYKVISQTLKGGDAVNIQKSPEKNDNSEE
- a CDS encoding ABC transporter ATP-binding protein is translated as MLIEFKDIKKIYEIGTVTVPALQGISLNINRNEYVAIMGPSGSGKSTLMNIVGCLDTPSSGLYNLNNSNVSNMTDNELAEIRNREIGFVFQTFNLLPRANALHNVEMPLIYNGTPAVKRRELAKQALQRVGLADRMDHKPNELSGGQRQRVAIARALVNNPSIILADEPTGNLDSKTGEEIMEIFADLHKAGNTIILVTHEEELAEHANRVLRLKDGFIDHDGVNQKKQGKVNAGANT
- a CDS encoding ABC transporter permease; translation: MNFLIYVGEGLKIAFQALRSYKMRSTLTTLGVVIGVTTVITIVTLVQGLNTAFKSELSSIGTNTLYINKYPWVIMSQEEWIRVRNRPNITMQEAEKIKDWSQYAAAVAPTLDTRRNAKYRERSIKDVSIIGTTADYLLTSNTFPEKGRFLSSVDVDHRRAVCVLGQDVVDELFPYTDPLGKRVNLGDVISP